A single window of Acidobacteriota bacterium DNA harbors:
- a CDS encoding helix-turn-helix transcriptional regulator, with product MGTDVHKFYGLELKAIRGRLGLSVRQVESASRAIARKLNDRRYFVSVSRLSELENRGLIPGVYKLFALSVVYNMPLLEMLALLGLDVHKRQDYSECIQSDRTRPVDLLGAPETLEVPLRFDPSFSARSTALLNRVIQEWGRIPFEIIHKKMEFSRFFFVQIGEADNLMYPLLRAGSIVKAERLRRAVSNTGWQTEYDRPLYVVQTVEGYRCCWCLVDGKDLVLVPHPLSKKCQERYRMVREVQILGQVIGVYTPLVATEDGPTPPAQPRS from the coding sequence ATGGGTACGGACGTCCACAAATTCTACGGGCTCGAGCTCAAGGCGATCCGGGGCCGCTTGGGCCTGTCGGTGCGCCAGGTGGAATCGGCCAGCCGGGCCATTGCCCGAAAACTCAATGACCGACGCTACTTCGTTTCGGTGAGCCGGCTGTCGGAGCTGGAGAACCGCGGCCTGATCCCGGGCGTCTACAAGCTGTTCGCCTTGTCGGTCGTCTACAACATGCCGCTGCTGGAGATGCTGGCCCTGCTCGGCCTGGACGTGCACAAGCGGCAGGACTACAGCGAATGCATCCAGTCGGATCGGACGCGCCCCGTCGACCTGCTGGGCGCGCCCGAGACATTGGAGGTGCCGCTGCGCTTCGACCCGTCGTTCTCGGCGCGCTCCACGGCGCTGCTCAACCGGGTCATTCAGGAGTGGGGCCGGATCCCGTTCGAGATCATCCACAAAAAGATGGAGTTCTCCCGCTTCTTCTTCGTCCAGATCGGCGAGGCGGACAACCTGATGTACCCGCTGCTCCGGGCCGGGTCCATCGTCAAGGCCGAGCGGCTGCGCCGGGCCGTGTCCAACACCGGTTGGCAGACCGAGTACGATCGGCCGCTGTATGTGGTGCAGACTGTCGAGGGGTACCGGTGCTGCTGGTGCCTCGTGGACGGCAAGGATCTGGTGCTCGTGCCGCACCCGCTGTCGAAGAAGTGTCAGGAGCGGTACCGGATGGTCCGGGAAGTCCAGATCCTGGGGCAGGTGATCGGGGTATATACGCCGCTTGTCGCTACCGAGGACGGGCCAACGCCGCCAGCACAGCCGCGAAGTTGA
- a CDS encoding STAS/SEC14 domain-containing protein — translation MSAQTLIDTENMLVFAQCEGPANHDDFRLQCDELLHLCRRNGLGKVLLDVRRQRTRLSTIQWYDLGVSLSVLGRGIRFAVVCAPEERDINFFATVALNRGAVIRTFDRTECAMAWLNNGGNGHRSGESQ, via the coding sequence ATGTCCGCGCAAACGCTCATCGACACCGAGAACATGCTGGTCTTCGCGCAGTGTGAGGGGCCGGCCAACCACGACGACTTTCGGCTGCAGTGCGACGAACTCCTGCACCTGTGCCGGCGGAACGGCCTAGGCAAGGTGTTGCTGGACGTGCGTCGGCAGCGGACCCGACTGAGCACCATTCAGTGGTACGACCTCGGGGTGAGCCTGTCGGTGCTGGGGCGGGGCATCCGGTTCGCTGTGGTCTGCGCCCCCGAGGAACGGGATATCAATTTTTTTGCCACCGTCGCCCTGAACCGCGGCGCCGTCATCCGCACCTTCGACCGGACGGAGTGCGCCATGGCCTGGCTTAACAACGGGGGCAACGGTCACCGCTCCGGCGAGAGCCAGTGA